A window of Desulfobulbus oralis genomic DNA:
GCGTAGTAGGCGTCCTGCTCCTGCTCCGCCCGCCCGGTTTTGTCCTCGGTCGTACGGAAGAGGAGTTCGTAGCCGGCCCCCTTCAGGGCATAGGCGTTCAGGGTGGGAGAGGGCGCGCGGCAGGCCTCTTCAAAGAGATCCCGGGCGTAGAGGATGCTGGACCCGGCCAGATCGAAGCGGTCGCGGTCATAGAGCAGCCCCCGCAGGCTGTTCTTCGCTTCCTCGGGGAAAACAATGCCCCGGGTCGCGGCCAGCACATAACCCCGGCAGGCGGGCACGTCGGGACGATGCTTCACCGCGTCAAAGAGAAAACGCTGGATGGTGCCCATCCAGCCGATGTCGACCAGCGCCACGGAGGACTCCGCAAAAAAGCCCTCAGCCTCCAGGTAGCGCTGCAGGGCCAGATTGCTGTCTGCGGTCTGCCGCTTCACCTCCTCCTGAAAGAGGGGATCGCGGAAGAGCAGGTTGAAGCGCCTGCGGTTTTCCAGGGCATAGCCCTTGTGCTTGTCGGAAAGCACCGTGTCTTCGGCCAGACCCTGGCGGGCCAGATGGGGCGCGAAGGGCGCGGGATCCAGCGCAAAGACCCGGCAAAGGTCGCGGAAATCCCGGTTGCCGGCAGGCAGAAACACGATGTCCGCGCTGCTCTGCACCATGCCCTGATGGGCACAACTGGCCCCGGCAAGCGCCATGCGGCTGACGTAGAGATAGGATGCCCTGGGCAGAGCCACTGCCGGATGCAGCACCGGCGCGAGCAGATGCCAGATCTTTTCCAGAAGCCAGCCTTCCCGGGAAAAAAAGTAGAGCCTGCCGATGCCGCTCTTCAGGCACTCCTCCAGCACGCCCTGCACAAAGGCCGCCAGCAGCGGGGCTAGGACCAGAAAGCCGTAGCGGTACAGAAAGGGCCTGGGCACATTTTCCGCCTCCAGGGGCAGGCACAGTTGCTGCAGATCGCGGCCGCGCCAGAAGGGCTGCCCCAGCGAGTATTTGTAATAGCGCTTTTCCAGCGACTTGCGCTGCTTCTCCCCCGCATCCCTGAGCACCAGGGCCCGCAGGCCAAATTCCGCCGGCTTGAGCCCGTCGGAGTGGGGATTGTCGCCAATATGCAGCCAGGCGGCGCGATCAAGGCCGTATTGCTCCTGCACGAGCTGGAAGGCCTTGCCGGAAGCCTTGGCCAGAAAGCTGTCCGCAGAGGAGATGACGCTGTCCACGGCGTCCAGGAAGCCCGCCCCTTCGATCAGCCGCCGCAGGTGCTCTGCCGGCAGATAGACGTCGGAGAGCACCAGAATTTTCCTGCCCGCCGCATGCATCCGCCGCAGCCACTCCACCAGTCCGGCCCGGGGCACCAGCATGGCGGCCTCCATGTCCAGCTCGTATCCGGTCACTTCGGCAAGCAGGGCCGTGACGTCCTGGCCCGGAAAGAGCTGCCGCAGGAGCTGCGTCATGAAATCCGGGTAACGGGCCTCCTGATCGGCGAAGCGGCGGCCGGTGGCCTCGCGCTGCTCCCGCTCCGCCCTGTCGCGCAGATCCTGCACCTCTTCCCAACTGACCACCCGGCCCAGGGCGGCCAGCTTTTCCGCAATGAAGCGGGCCGTCGCCGGTTTGACCAGATCCGGGTCATGGGTCCGGCGAATGAGCAGGGTGTCGAAAAGGTCGAAGGAAATGGCCGTGCAGGTCCGGGCGGCCTCCTCGGCTGCGGCCAGCAGTTCCCCTATGCTGTAACAGGTTTTCCAGCTCATGGACTTTTCAGCAGGCAATCGGCATGACAAGAAAGTATGGGCAGAGATCGCATTCAGCGCCGCAGTTTCTCCCGCAGGCGGCGGCCGCAGCTTTTCAGCAGATTGCCGGCCTGCACGCGGATGCCCGGCAGGGGCGCGCCATCCCGGCGCAGGCGTTCCTGCAGCAGTTCCCGCTCCAGTTCCACCAGACGGCCCGTGCCGGCATCGACCAGGGGCTGCAGTTCTTCCGGCATCCGGGCCAGAAGATACTTGCGGATCACGGCCTGATCCTGCTCGCGGCCGCTTATGGCCGCCTCGCTGATGGTGTTGCTCTGGTGAATGCGGTAGCAGAGCAGCGGCGCGTCGTGCAAAAAGCGCACCTGACCGGGCAGGGCCAGAAGAGCGCGGAACATATAGTCATAATCGTGCAGATAGCGCAACGGACAAAACTGTCCCACCCGCTGCACCGCGGCCCGGGTCAGAAACAGGTTCGAGGTGGTGACCAGGACATTGCGCTGCAGGAAGGTGGTGTAGAGATCGCCGCAGTCGGTAAAGCGGCGCAGACCATCCTCATACCAGCGGTTCCACCACAGTTCGGGATCTGTCAGCTCTCTGCCGTCGTCATCGATGAGCCGCACTCTGGTAAAGAGGCACTGGGCGCCGCTCTCCTCCTGTGCGGCCAGCAGGCATTCGAGGCGCGTCCGGGCAAAGATGTCGTCGGAGTTGAGAATGGCGACAAACTCGCCCCGGGCCAGGGCCAGACCATTGTTGAGGGCATTGTAGGCATCCTGGTTTTCCTCATACACGTAGCGCAGCCGCGGATCGGCATAGCTCTTGATGACCCTGGCCGTCGCGTCGGTGGAGCCATCGTCGACAACGATCAGTTCGATATTGGCATGGCTCTGCTGCAACACGCTTTCTATGGCCGGGCCGACAAAGCGCTCGTGATTGTAGGCCGGGATGATGACGGAAACCAGGGAGCTCTTCACGGTTGGCTGCACCTCGGGGGCAAATCGGCTGCCCTGCCTAGCGGCGGACAAAGGGCCGTTCAATATAGGTATAAGTCAGGGCCGCAACGATATAGGTCAGGATGCCCACAACGGTGAACTTGGCATATCCCGACAGCGCCATATGGTTGAACAGGCTGGCGTTCGCCGCCTTCACC
This region includes:
- a CDS encoding HAD family hydrolase, which translates into the protein MSWKTCYSIGELLAAAEEAARTCTAISFDLFDTLLIRRTHDPDLVKPATARFIAEKLAALGRVVSWEEVQDLRDRAEREQREATGRRFADQEARYPDFMTQLLRQLFPGQDVTALLAEVTGYELDMEAAMLVPRAGLVEWLRRMHAAGRKILVLSDVYLPAEHLRRLIEGAGFLDAVDSVISSADSFLAKASGKAFQLVQEQYGLDRAAWLHIGDNPHSDGLKPAEFGLRALVLRDAGEKQRKSLEKRYYKYSLGQPFWRGRDLQQLCLPLEAENVPRPFLYRYGFLVLAPLLAAFVQGVLEECLKSGIGRLYFFSREGWLLEKIWHLLAPVLHPAVALPRASYLYVSRMALAGASCAHQGMVQSSADIVFLPAGNRDFRDLCRVFALDPAPFAPHLARQGLAEDTVLSDKHKGYALENRRRFNLLFRDPLFQEEVKRQTADSNLALQRYLEAEGFFAESSVALVDIGWMGTIQRFLFDAVKHRPDVPACRGYVLAATRGIVFPEEAKNSLRGLLYDRDRFDLAGSSILYARDLFEEACRAPSPTLNAYALKGAGYELLFRTTEDKTGRAEQEQDAYYAPLQEGILDGVRRYAPAAAVLGWTLKDLKPWLNYLMVSRLAFPKTREVVAIRNRHHLDDFYGQHQPVKRHTRADLQLWDRSAAALYCRPFLRLKYFVQGIRHRLREE
- a CDS encoding glycosyltransferase family 2 protein, yielding MKSSLVSVIIPAYNHERFVGPAIESVLQQSHANIELIVVDDGSTDATARVIKSYADPRLRYVYEENQDAYNALNNGLALARGEFVAILNSDDIFARTRLECLLAAQEESGAQCLFTRVRLIDDDGRELTDPELWWNRWYEDGLRRFTDCGDLYTTFLQRNVLVTTSNLFLTRAAVQRVGQFCPLRYLHDYDYMFRALLALPGQVRFLHDAPLLCYRIHQSNTISEAAISGREQDQAVIRKYLLARMPEELQPLVDAGTGRLVELERELLQERLRRDGAPLPGIRVQAGNLLKSCGRRLREKLRR